One part of the Pelagicoccus sp. SDUM812003 genome encodes these proteins:
- the eno gene encoding phosphopyruvate hydratase, giving the protein MTTDIIDINAREILDSRGNPTVEVDVVLASGIIGRAAVPSGASTGEHEALELRDGDKARYLGKGVSKAVDNIHKLILPELEGLDACDQVKIDKTMLELDGTKTKSKLGANAILGVSLATAKAAAQASGLELYQYIGGPNAKVLPVPMMNIINGGSHSDAPIAFQEFMIRPIGAPSFKEALRMGAEVFHALKAIFKKRGLSTAVGDEGGFAPTLDGTEDALDSIIQAIKDAGYKPGRKEDGGEVSIALDCASSEFCKNGVYDYTLFEGEGAAKRSSDEQAAFLKELCDKYPIDSIEDGMDENDWDGWVAVTKLIGDKVQLVGDDLFVTNVDYLSKGIKLGAGNSILVKVNQIGSLTETLDAIEMAHRAGYTSVTSHRSGETEDATIADLAVATNSGQIKTGSLSRSDRIAKYNQLLRIEEQLGENAIYAGTLL; this is encoded by the coding sequence ATGACGACTGATATCATTGACATCAACGCGCGCGAAATCCTCGACTCTCGCGGCAACCCAACAGTCGAAGTCGACGTAGTACTCGCTTCCGGCATCATCGGTCGCGCCGCGGTCCCTTCCGGCGCCAGCACCGGAGAGCACGAAGCCCTCGAGCTTCGCGATGGCGACAAGGCTCGCTATCTCGGCAAGGGCGTGAGCAAGGCAGTTGACAACATCCACAAGCTCATCCTGCCGGAGCTCGAAGGTCTCGACGCCTGCGACCAGGTCAAGATCGACAAGACCATGCTCGAGCTGGACGGCACCAAGACCAAGAGCAAGCTCGGCGCGAACGCCATCCTCGGCGTTTCGCTCGCCACGGCCAAGGCAGCCGCTCAAGCTTCCGGCCTCGAACTTTACCAGTACATCGGCGGCCCGAACGCCAAGGTGCTGCCCGTTCCGATGATGAACATCATCAATGGCGGCTCTCACTCCGACGCCCCGATCGCGTTCCAGGAGTTCATGATCCGCCCCATCGGCGCTCCTTCCTTCAAGGAAGCCCTCCGCATGGGAGCTGAAGTCTTCCACGCTCTGAAGGCCATCTTCAAGAAGCGCGGACTCTCCACCGCGGTTGGCGACGAAGGCGGTTTCGCCCCGACTCTCGACGGCACTGAAGACGCTCTGGATTCCATCATCCAGGCCATCAAGGACGCTGGCTACAAGCCAGGACGCAAGGAAGACGGCGGCGAGGTTTCTATCGCTCTCGACTGCGCTTCCTCCGAATTCTGCAAGAACGGCGTGTACGACTACACTCTCTTCGAAGGCGAAGGCGCTGCCAAGCGCAGCTCCGACGAGCAGGCGGCTTTCCTCAAGGAACTCTGCGACAAGTACCCGATCGACTCTATCGAAGACGGTATGGATGAAAACGACTGGGACGGCTGGGTAGCTGTTACCAAGCTCATCGGCGACAAGGTCCAGCTCGTTGGCGACGACCTGTTCGTCACCAACGTCGACTACCTCTCCAAGGGCATCAAGCTCGGCGCCGGCAACTCCATCCTGGTGAAGGTCAACCAAATCGGCTCCCTCACCGAGACGCTCGACGCCATCGAGATGGCTCACCGCGCAGGTTACACCTCCGTCACGTCCCACCGTTCCGGTGAAACGGAAGACGCGACCATCGCAGACCTCGCAGTGGCGACCAACTCCGGCCAGATCAAGACCGGCTCCCTCAGCCGCTCGGACCGTATCGCCAAGTACAACCAACTCCTCCGCATCGAGGAGCAGCTCGGCGAAAACGCGATCTACGCGGGCACCCTTCTCTAG
- a CDS encoding AraC family transcriptional regulator yields the protein MANRFLNRVLGKGRLVLNATPTLYHCEPIWSWQVDPLPDHALLLILGGRGEIHIDQGTHPLRQGVCFFIRPGAHVEAQQNPSYPLFLFIARFDLLDEHETQRPPDLSEEPADSLFIRNTRSLETLAEIIAGRSTNRPCDDPLTEDALNMLIRLLVEEASRHSGHFDARAYEALRAIENDLARKWTIKELAQEAELSPSSFARAFRNMMNEPPIQYLIRRRMEESKRQIQQSSLSIEEIAINLGYNDVSFFRELFTRRIGHSPESFRENRGF from the coding sequence ATGGCGAATCGTTTCTTAAACCGGGTATTGGGCAAAGGTCGACTGGTCCTGAACGCGACTCCCACCCTCTACCATTGCGAGCCGATCTGGAGCTGGCAGGTGGACCCGTTGCCTGACCACGCATTGCTCCTCATCCTCGGCGGTCGCGGAGAGATCCACATCGACCAAGGAACGCATCCTCTCCGCCAAGGCGTTTGCTTCTTCATTCGCCCCGGAGCTCACGTCGAAGCCCAGCAAAACCCAAGCTATCCGCTCTTTCTCTTCATCGCCCGTTTCGACCTGCTCGACGAACACGAAACCCAGCGGCCTCCAGACCTCTCCGAGGAGCCTGCGGACAGTCTTTTCATTCGCAATACGCGCAGCTTGGAAACCCTGGCGGAAATCATCGCAGGCCGCTCGACCAACAGACCATGCGATGATCCACTCACCGAAGACGCCCTCAACATGCTGATTCGGTTGCTGGTCGAGGAAGCGTCGCGGCACTCCGGTCACTTCGACGCTCGAGCCTACGAAGCGCTTCGGGCGATCGAGAACGACCTCGCTCGAAAATGGACCATCAAGGAACTCGCTCAGGAAGCGGAGCTCTCGCCTTCCTCGTTCGCCCGAGCGTTCAGAAACATGATGAACGAACCTCCGATCCAGTACCTGATCCGACGCCGCATGGAGGAATCGAAACGGCAAATCCAGCAATCGTCCCTTTCCATCGAGGAAATCGCCATCAATCTTGGCTACAACGACGTTTCCTTCTTCAGGGAACTCTTCACCCGCCGCATCGGCCACTCTCCAGAGTCCTTTCGCGAAAACCGCGGCTTCTGA
- the hemH gene encoding ferrochelatase — protein sequence MSDNAVLLVNLGSPDSTSVSDVRRYLREFLSDDRVLDSAKPIQQFVLNCFILPTRPKKSAEAYSTIWQDEGSPLIITSKNLQTLLQEKVEPKVELAMRYGNPSIPDAIERLKDQGTKRLFLIPLYPHYAMSSYETVVVKVMEEVAERYPELNVTTLQPFYNDPAYIESLYKSAKQYLDGGYDKLLFSYHGIPVRHLNKADSSKAHCNIVPDCCHTCSPVHSTCYRHQCITTSELFVKRAKIPQDKYMISFQSRLGREPWLQPYTDETLEKLAKDGVKKIAVMTPAFVSDCLETLEEIAEEGKEAFLEAGGEEFVMIPCLNEHPSWVQFLADKTMAWLNE from the coding sequence ATGAGCGACAACGCAGTACTCCTCGTCAACCTGGGTTCGCCCGATTCCACCTCGGTCTCGGATGTGCGCCGCTATCTTCGTGAATTTCTTTCAGACGATCGCGTTCTAGATTCTGCGAAGCCGATCCAACAATTTGTATTGAACTGCTTCATACTTCCAACACGTCCCAAGAAATCCGCCGAAGCATACTCGACCATTTGGCAGGACGAAGGCTCTCCGCTCATCATCACGAGCAAGAACCTGCAGACGCTGCTGCAGGAAAAAGTCGAACCTAAGGTCGAACTCGCCATGCGCTACGGGAACCCATCCATACCCGACGCCATCGAGAGACTGAAGGATCAAGGAACCAAGCGGCTGTTTCTCATACCGCTCTATCCGCACTACGCGATGTCGAGCTATGAGACTGTGGTCGTGAAAGTCATGGAGGAGGTCGCAGAGCGGTATCCAGAACTCAACGTCACGACCTTGCAGCCCTTCTACAACGACCCGGCCTATATCGAGTCGCTCTACAAAAGCGCAAAACAGTATCTAGATGGCGGATACGATAAGCTTCTGTTCTCCTATCATGGCATCCCGGTCCGTCATCTCAACAAAGCGGATTCCTCCAAGGCGCATTGCAATATCGTTCCAGATTGCTGCCACACCTGCAGCCCGGTTCACAGCACCTGCTACCGCCACCAATGCATCACCACGAGCGAGCTTTTCGTAAAACGCGCGAAAATCCCGCAAGACAAGTACATGATCTCCTTCCAATCCCGCCTCGGTCGCGAGCCATGGCTTCAGCCCTACACGGATGAGACACTGGAGAAACTCGCCAAGGACGGGGTGAAGAAAATCGCCGTCATGACGCCCGCTTTCGTATCCGACTGCCTCGAGACCTTGGAGGAGATCGCAGAAGAAGGGAAGGAAGCTTTCCTCGAGGCGGGCGGCGAGGAGTTCGTGATGATTCCGTGCCTGAACGAACACCCTTCCTGGGTGCAGTTCCTGGCGGATAAAACCATGGCCTGGCTCAACGAATAA
- a CDS encoding MTAP family purine nucleoside phosphorylase, producing MNAGVISGTSINHSKVFSEWDEAEVETEYGEVVVKQREGLVALNRHGFKRAMPPHRINHRANVAALQSLGVKSVITLSSVGSVDPSLKPGAMVSCSDYISFSPQTFVDDRMSAFAPVITNPHLVGISAASQEPILTDKVYLQTRGPRFETRAEVRAIRMLGADVVGMTFANEADLLLERGMEVTSFCMVDNFAHGVSEQELSLDAFQALVASNQARIDDFLRLLVDYLLTRA from the coding sequence ATGAATGCCGGAGTAATTAGCGGAACGAGTATCAACCATTCGAAAGTCTTCTCGGAGTGGGACGAAGCCGAGGTCGAAACCGAGTATGGCGAGGTGGTTGTGAAGCAGCGTGAAGGACTGGTGGCGCTGAATCGTCATGGATTCAAGCGGGCCATGCCGCCGCATCGCATCAATCACCGGGCCAACGTGGCCGCTTTGCAGTCCCTAGGCGTGAAAAGCGTCATCACCCTGAGCTCCGTCGGTTCGGTGGATCCCAGCTTGAAGCCAGGCGCCATGGTATCCTGCTCCGACTACATCAGCTTTTCCCCCCAGACTTTCGTCGACGATCGCATGAGCGCCTTCGCCCCGGTGATTACCAATCCTCATCTGGTTGGCATTTCCGCGGCGAGCCAGGAGCCGATTCTCACCGACAAGGTTTATTTGCAGACGCGCGGGCCGCGCTTCGAGACGCGAGCAGAAGTGAGGGCGATCCGCATGCTGGGCGCCGATGTGGTCGGCATGACCTTTGCGAACGAAGCGGATCTGCTGCTGGAACGCGGTATGGAGGTGACTTCCTTTTGCATGGTGGACAACTTCGCCCACGGCGTGAGCGAGCAGGAGTTGTCCCTGGATGCCTTTCAAGCCTTGGTGGCGAGCAATCAGGCCAGGATCGACGATTTCCTTCGCCTGCTGGTAGACTATTTGCTGACCAGAGCTTAG
- a CDS encoding DUF58 domain-containing protein, with product MAVQVAEERFDWHGPAVSRRRRSLARTLYEQVVPPKGHKVVPTASGMLLIFIGLTIGLAAYNTVNNILFAALALLISALILSGVICWGNLLSARWRLETSTTFRVGEEGVASIVVENARQRFPLFCVSFGLASEATEKNKRLYLKERLNPGDSQTLSWRFKPEKRVRTRIRIENVVSSFPFGFLSKYLPGECEKEIIVWPRRINYSRTRDASVPGALQGRSSQKRGASGELIGLRLYEKGDALRSIHWKVSAKQGRLIVKQNAAETQAMFDILVDPADYLWGNEQVFEKMCSLAATLAEDLFLESKLNHCQIAGGPSIRIQRVSDLESFFDALADLAPFGSKEKPRFAAREPNRIVFKPIQKEGVGAYLNEIQIAQA from the coding sequence ATGGCGGTTCAGGTTGCAGAGGAGCGTTTCGACTGGCACGGACCGGCGGTCTCTCGTCGCCGACGCTCGCTGGCGAGGACCTTGTACGAGCAGGTGGTGCCTCCCAAGGGGCACAAAGTGGTTCCCACCGCGTCCGGCATGCTGCTGATCTTCATCGGGCTGACTATCGGGCTCGCCGCCTACAATACGGTGAACAACATTCTCTTCGCCGCCCTGGCTTTGCTCATTTCGGCCCTCATTTTGAGCGGCGTCATTTGCTGGGGAAACCTTCTGAGCGCCCGCTGGCGACTTGAAACCAGCACGACTTTTCGCGTGGGCGAGGAGGGCGTTGCGTCGATCGTAGTGGAAAACGCGCGACAGCGCTTTCCCTTGTTTTGCGTTTCATTTGGTCTGGCGAGCGAGGCGACGGAGAAGAACAAGCGTCTGTATTTGAAGGAGCGTTTGAATCCTGGCGATAGCCAGACGCTATCTTGGCGCTTCAAGCCGGAGAAGCGTGTTCGAACCCGCATAAGAATCGAAAACGTGGTCTCGAGCTTCCCTTTTGGCTTCCTCTCCAAGTATCTCCCAGGGGAATGCGAAAAGGAAATCATCGTTTGGCCGCGTCGGATCAACTACTCGCGAACCCGGGACGCGAGCGTGCCGGGAGCCCTTCAGGGGAGGAGCTCGCAAAAGCGAGGCGCTTCCGGCGAGCTGATCGGCTTGCGACTCTACGAAAAAGGCGACGCCCTTCGGTCGATTCATTGGAAGGTATCCGCGAAGCAAGGACGACTCATCGTGAAGCAGAACGCGGCCGAGACGCAGGCGATGTTCGATATCCTAGTGGATCCTGCTGACTACCTTTGGGGGAACGAGCAAGTCTTCGAAAAGATGTGCTCGCTTGCGGCGACGCTGGCGGAGGATCTGTTTCTGGAGAGCAAGCTCAATCACTGTCAGATCGCAGGCGGGCCAAGCATCCGCATACAGCGCGTGAGCGATCTGGAGTCCTTTTTCGATGCGTTGGCGGACTTGGCACCGTTCGGCTCGAAAGAGAAGCCTAGATTCGCGGCTAGAGAGCCCAACCGGATCGTCTTCAAACCTATACAGAAGGAAGGCGTTGGAGCCTATCTCAATGAAATCCAAATCGCCCAGGCATAG
- a CDS encoding MoxR family ATPase encodes MMSEFLPANALSDAQKTLSRLREVMRSRIKGKEDVIDQALICLAAGGHVLIEDLPGVGKTTLAYCLAKAMGTDFKRIQFTSDLLPTDVTGVSIYDERDRSFHFKPGPIFSNVVLADEINRATPKTQSCLLEVMDHGKVSIDGETYEVGTPFMVIATQNPVDYEGTFPLPESQMDRFLMRLQMGYPSPESELEILASGHPSYDEFEVPDVIEEEEIIAVQRTVSKVFVEQSVLEYMLKLITATRTESEFKAGVSVRGSIALKTASQARALYHGRDFVMPDDVFAVAPAVMVHRLNLRRSSSDAMEERRMVEGILSRLLAAVEQPK; translated from the coding sequence ATGATGAGCGAATTTCTTCCGGCAAACGCATTGAGCGACGCGCAAAAGACCCTCTCACGGCTTCGCGAGGTCATGCGCAGCCGTATCAAAGGCAAAGAAGACGTTATCGATCAGGCGCTTATATGCTTGGCTGCCGGTGGCCACGTCTTGATCGAGGATTTGCCGGGAGTGGGCAAGACAACCTTGGCCTATTGCTTAGCCAAGGCCATGGGCACCGATTTCAAACGAATCCAGTTCACCAGCGACTTGCTGCCGACCGACGTCACGGGAGTCTCCATTTACGACGAGCGTGACCGCAGTTTCCATTTCAAGCCGGGACCCATCTTTTCCAACGTGGTGCTGGCGGATGAAATCAATCGCGCCACGCCCAAGACCCAGTCGTGCCTTCTGGAAGTGATGGACCATGGAAAGGTGAGCATCGATGGCGAAACCTACGAGGTGGGCACGCCGTTCATGGTGATCGCCACTCAAAACCCGGTGGACTACGAAGGCACGTTCCCCTTGCCGGAGAGCCAGATGGACCGCTTTTTGATGCGTCTCCAAATGGGCTATCCCTCGCCGGAAAGCGAGTTGGAGATCTTGGCCAGCGGCCACCCGAGCTACGACGAATTCGAGGTGCCGGACGTGATCGAGGAAGAGGAGATCATCGCGGTGCAACGGACCGTTTCCAAGGTGTTTGTAGAACAGAGCGTGCTGGAGTACATGCTCAAGCTCATCACCGCCACGCGCACGGAAAGCGAGTTCAAGGCTGGGGTGAGCGTTCGTGGCAGCATCGCTCTGAAAACGGCCTCTCAGGCTCGCGCCCTCTATCACGGTCGCGATTTCGTGATGCCGGACGACGTTTTCGCAGTGGCTCCCGCAGTCATGGTGCACCGACTCAACCTGCGCCGCTCCTCGTCGGATGCCATGGAGGAACGCCGCATGGTGGAGGGTATCTTAAGCCGTCTACTGGCGGCGGTGGAGCAACCGAAATAG